In Vibrio lentus, the genomic stretch GGCTTTTCGGCCTTTTTCTAATCCCTTATAAACATAGGCTTCACAAGATATCGGTGATCTCTTTGCTAATAAGCAGTTGCCAAGATATTTGGGTTTATGGACAGCGTTTGGATAAAAGGTTTTATTTGAGACCCAAGGTTTTTGAGGTTGTTTGATTGATACTTCACCTCGGACACGACCTAACCAAAACCAACCTTTCTCCTGAACTTGGCGGAACCAAGTATTTCTAAAACCCGCATCAGAAACGATGATCGGACTGATTTTATTCGGCAAAATACTCTGCAATTTATCGAGGAATGTTTGGTGACTTTTCGGTGAATTGTATTGGCCATACTCAAAAACTTGTTCAAAGATTGTGACGGCTCGACCATCAAGTGCAACGGATGCTCTTAACGTCATATAACGAAGTTGTTCACGAACATCAGACCAATCCACAAGGATCACAGGGCATGGGTTAGCGCCCGTTATTAAGTAGGCATGCCATTTATAAATAAGGTCTTTTTCACGATGTAGTTGGCGATTTCCAAGCAGTCTATCAACGCGTTTGATCGCATGTTTTACCGTGGTATTAGTTTCTAGTTTGCGACCTAGTTTAGTCAGCGTTAAGTCTGAGCCGTCAAGTACACTTTTTGTAGCAAGTATCAGAGAACTAACGCGTTTTTTGTGAATGGAGGGGCATTGGTTTTGTATGGTTTGTTGTAGAATCTGAATGTCGCGCATTATTAACCCACTTGTTCGAAATGTGTGTTCAGCGATATTCATTAGATCAAAGACGGCGATGCACGTCTACCTCATTGTTTTTAAGCCTGATTATGAGGGGATTCGCAAGAGTAAGGCGTACTGTGTGGTGCAATGTTCTCGATGGTTTCAATGGCACTGTGTTTATTGACCTCTTTCGATAACCAGCTCTTCATCATCTGTTTTGGGCTGTCAGTAAAGAGTTTCACATGACTACTCGCCCGGCTTAAATCGATGTAAGCGCGTCTTAAGTTCGTCAGTGCGCCTTTACCCTTTAGGGTGGTAATGATGTTCTGATACGTCGCGCCTTGCGCCATATCTGCGGTTCTGGTGTAAGCGTAATCCCAATGCCCGTCTTTCAGTTGGTTTGGATTAAGGCTTAACGTTTGCCCCTCTTTCGACAGCGCGGTGATTTCTTCTTTGGTGGCATGACTGATGGTGTATTCCACATTGGCTTTAATGCCTCGCGCTTTGTCGGTAAATCGGGTCATGATTTTGTCACCGGTTGAAAGTGGCTTTTCTGATTGAACGAAGAGTGACGTGTATTTGTGGTCTTTGTTGCGTGGCAAAAATGGCTTTGTCTTACCTGTATTTACGTCTTG encodes the following:
- a CDS encoding IS4 family transposase, with protein sequence MRDIQILQQTIQNQCPSIHKKRVSSLILATKSVLDGSDLTLTKLGRKLETNTTVKHAIKRVDRLLGNRQLHREKDLIYKWHAYLITGANPCPVILVDWSDVREQLRYMTLRASVALDGRAVTIFEQVFEYGQYNSPKSHQTFLDKLQSILPNKISPIIVSDAGFRNTWFRQVQEKGWFWLGRVRGEVSIKQPQKPWVSNKTFYPNAVHKPKYLGNCLLAKRSPISCEAYVYKGLEKGRKAQRHSRTSQKHSATHLYQRSAKEPWLLATNVPRHILNEVQITNLYAKRMQIEEAFRDLKSTAYGIALRHNRTRCTKRLDILLLIALLAEILMWWNGLIAVQAKWHFDFQANSIKHRRVLSIPRLGREVRNHRRYQINESQYQWGMFEYQRLTHNAGLGKL